Proteins co-encoded in one Setaria viridis chromosome 9, Setaria_viridis_v4.0, whole genome shotgun sequence genomic window:
- the LOC117835529 gene encoding uncharacterized protein, translated as MGGGGGGGSPAASGSGSSSEDDGDAAWKAAINSIAAVGFGVPSSNGVAKAVSGGSGEADSDAELEQPHEGKPQAPKLKLYQIKVRNMLDDILEKNLEIVKAPCLNLTDPTETEGGIKLFKKAPPGIKMDSTDKLHVQLKRPRIVPGEEIDEKSKKFRHMLRSVVVDGSDILVSAKNASQRSLARLEARETAAKAKAKREEERVRELKKVRGEKWLPSIARQMKEEKDWEQRRQ; from the exons atggggggcggcggcggcggcgggagcccggcggcgagcggcagcgggAGCAGCAGCGAGGATGACGGGGACGCCGCGTGGAAGGCGGCCATTAACTCCATCGCTGCTGTGGGGTTCGGCGTCCCGTCGTCCAACGGCGTGGCGAAGGCGGTctctggcggcagcggcgaggcggACAGCGACGCGGAGCTGGAGCAGCCGCATGAGGGGAAGCCACAGGCTCCTAAGCTTAAGCTGTACCAGATCAAG GTAAGAAATATGTTGGATgatattttagagaaaaatCTTGAAATAGTCAAAGCTCCTTGCTTGAACTTAACTGACCCTACGGAAACAGAAGGAGGAATAAAGTTATTTAAAAAAGCACCACCGGGTATTAAAATGGATTCTACAG ATAAATTGCATGTGCAACTCAAGAGGCCAAGAATTGTGCCTGGGGAAGAGATTGatgagaaatcaaagaag TTCAGGCATATGCTCCGGTCTGTTGTTGTTGATGGCAGTGACATTCTTGTTTCCGCAAAGAATGCATCCCAGAGATCTTTGGCTAGATTAGAAGCGAGAGAAACTGCAGCGAAGGCAAAAGCGAagagggaggaagaaagggtgCGGGAGCTGAAGAAGGTTAGAGGAGAGAAATGGCTTCCTTCCATTGCTAGACAAATGAAG
- the LOC117835527 gene encoding peptidyl-prolyl cis-trans isomerase CYP65, with amino-acid sequence MGKKQHSKDRMFITRTEWATEWGGAKQKEVAAPFKRLPFYCCALTFLPFEDPVCTVDGSVFDLMSIIPYLKKFGKHPVTGAPLKQEDLIPLTFHKNSDGEFQCPVLNKVFTEFTHIVAVKTTGNVFCYEAIQELNIKPKNWKELLTDDPFTRNDLITIQNPNVLDSKVLGEFDHVKKGLKLEDEELQRMKDDPTYNINISGDLKQMIKELGTEKGKEAFLQGGGGHKAQKERAAALAAILARKEKDDSKSGKEPKPQQTFSIVDAASASVHGRSAAAAKAASAEKTAARIAMHMAGDRAPVNAKLVKSRYTTGAASRSFTSTAYDPVTKNEFEYVKVERNPKKKGYVQLHTTHGDLNLELHCDITPRTCENFLTHCENGYYNGLIFHRSIKNFMIQGGDPTGTGSGGESIWGKPFKDEVNSKLLHSGRGVVSMANSGPHTNGSQFFILYKSAPHLNFKHTVFGMVVGGLTTLSAMEKVPVDDDDRPLEEIKILRISVFVNPYTEPDEEEEKAKEEEEKKKDEDYDKVGSWYSNPGTGVAGSTSTGGGVGKYLKAQTAGSVDVTVNAGAPDDSSKKRKATASSVEFKDFSGW; translated from the exons atggggaagaagcaGCACAGCAAGGACCGGATGTTCATCACGCGGACGGAGTGGGCGACCGAATGGGGCGGCGCCAAGCAGAAGGAGGTCGCCGCGCCGTTCAAGCGCCTCCCCTTCTACTGCTGCGC ACTCACGTTTCTTCCATTTGAGGATCCAGTGTGCACTGTTGATGGAAGCGTCTTCGATTTGAT GAGCATAATCCCATACCTTAAAAAGTTCGGGAAACATCCAGTAACCGGAGCCCCGCTTAAGCAGGAAGATTTGATTCCTCTCACATTCCACAAGAACTCAGACG GAGAGTTCCAGTGTCCCGTTCTGAACAAAGTTTTTACAGAATTCACTCACATAGTTGCTGTAAAAACTACTGGAAATGTCTTCTGTTATGAG GCCATCCAAGAACTTAACATCAAGCCAAAGAATTGGAAAGAGTTGCTAACTGATGATCCCTTCACTCGAAATGACTTGATAACAATTCAG AATCCAAACGTGCTTGATAGCAAGGTCCTAGGGGAATTTGACCATGTTAAAAAGGGTCTCAAACTTGAGGATGAAG AGTTGCAGCGAATGAAAGATGATCCAACCTACAACATAAATATTTCTGGTGATCTTAAGCAAATGATTAAGGAACTTGGGACGGAAAAGGGAAAGGAAGCTTTCTTGCAGGGTGGAGGAGGGCATAAAGCTCAAAAGGAAAGAGCTGCTGCTCTTGCTGCTATTTTAGCAAGAAAGGAGAAGGATGACTCAAAATCAGGAAAAGAACCTAAACCTCAGCAAACTTTCAGTATTGTTGatgctgcttctgcttctgttCATGGCAGGAGTGCAGCCGCAGCAAAAGCAGCTTCTGCTGAAAAAACCGCTGCTAGAATTGCTATGCATATGGCTGGGGATCGGGCTCCTGTAAATGCTAAATTG GTCAAAAGTCGTTACACTACTGGAGCAGCTTCACGCTCTTTCACATCAACTGCCTATGATCCTGTTACGAAAAATGAATTTGAGTATGTTAAAGTTGAAAGGAATCCAAAAAAGAAAGGATATGTTCAGCTGCATACAACCCATGGTGATTTGAATTTGGAGCTTCATTGTGATATAACTCCTCGGACGTGTGAAAATTTCCTCACACATTGTGAAAACGGTTACTACAATGGTCTTATCTTCCATCGGAGTATCAA AAACTTCATGATTCAAGGAGGTGATCCAACTGGCACAGGAAGTGGAGGAGAGTCCATATGGGGTAAACCCTTCAAGGATGAGGTGAACTCAAAGCTGCTACATTCAGGAAGAGGTGTAGTCAGCATGGCAAATTCAGGCCCTCATACCAATGGATCCCAATTTTTTATCCTGTACAAGTCGGCACCACATTTAAATTTCAAGCACACAGTATTTGGCATGGTGGTGGGTGGTTTGACCACACTTTCAGCTATGGAAAAGGTTCCCGTTGATGATGACGACCGGCCATTG GAGGAAATAAAGATTCTAAGAATAAGTGTATTCGTGAATCCTTACACGGAGccagatgaggaagaagaaaaggcaaaggaggaagaagagaagaaaaaggatgaggATTAT GATAAGGTGGGATCTTGGTATAGCAACCCTGGAACTGGTGTCGCTGGTTCAACAAGCACTGGCGGTGGAGTTGGCAAGTATCTAAAAGCTCAAACTGCTGGCTCTGTTGATGTGACTGTAAATGCTGGTGCACCTGATGATTCAAGCAAGAAGAGAAAAGCGACTGCATCTAGTGTAGAGTTCAAAGATTTCTCTGGCTGGTAG
- the LOC117835528 gene encoding uncharacterized protein — protein sequence MVGGSIRAAAKAAMIGGYRSAAYMRRAVIPSSNSSSSSSAADNRKASTLVADDWVIPDREVFGPVPTHEEAMAATLDLSEAFEIAKAESHTADLDTPKKHFSITDQDNHAKVAQQIALPQSVESETPQVVVHSETSKKEDNYENLLAASGTPGRVVQAFTLLHENPEAQDVVASLASDKNVWDAVMKNEKVLKFYKTYESKLSQCSSAASSVSGDEAEDGDAASVQSTDLRPSTGESVKDYLEKMRALVFEMVTNLSNMMQDLVATPDEGRCKGKIKTLIMSSSKDFPSAPSAFVLLAIASIMVVLLKRA from the exons ATGGTCGGGGGAAGCATCCGCGCGGCCGCCAAGGCCGCGATGATCGGCGGCTACCGCTCCGCCGCGTACATGCGGCGTGCCGTCATCCCGTCGTCcaactcctcctcttcctcgtcggcCGCCGACAACCGGAAGGCGTCCACGTTGGTAGCGGACGACTGGGTCATCCCGGACCGCGAGGTGTTCGGCCCCGTGCCCACCCACGAGGAGGCCATGGCCGCCACGCTCGATCTCAGCGAGGCCTTCGAGAT TGCTAAGGCTGAATCTCACACTGCTGACCTCGATACTCCGAAGAAGCATTTCTCAATTACTGACCAGGATAATCATGCAAAGGTTGCTCAACAAATTGCACTTCCACAATCTGTTGAGTCTGAAACACCCCAGGTCGTTGTTCATTCAGAAACATCTAAGAAAGAAGATAACTACGAAAATTTACTCGCTGCCTCTGGAACTCCTGGACGTGTTGTGCAAGCATTCACATTGCTACATGAGAACCCTGAAGCTCAG GATGTTGTTGCCTCACTTGCTTCTGATAAGAATGTTTGGGATGCTGTGATGAAGAACGAGAAGGTTTTGAAGTTCTATAAGACATATGAGTCGA AGCTCAGCCAGTGCTCTAGTGCAGCTTCAAGCGTTTCTGGGGATGAGGCGGAGGATGGTGATGCAGCTAGCGTGCAAAGCACTGACCTCCGTCCAAGCACTGGCGAATCGGTCAAGGATTACTTGGAGAAAATGAGGGCACTGGTGTTCGAGATGGTGACCAATCTGTCAAACATGATGCAAGATCTCGTCGCAACCCCGGACGAGGGCCGCTGCAAGGGGAAGATCAAGACTCTGATCATGAGCTCCAGCAAAGATTTTCCGAGCGCGCCATCAGCCTTTGTGCTCTTGGCCATCGCGTCCATCATGGTAGTTTTGCTTAAGCGTGCTTAG
- the LOC117839241 gene encoding uncharacterized protein — protein sequence MGMRSRHPKALGLRCYPASHRSLTLVLWSLAALVVVVNFHLIIIHKEEDESMSTHEIRRSIMRELEAVEEEKFRLSPPRSRRNPRAVRRKGERKPPTVVDEFLDESSAVHDMFFPESNMAVDPINGRNDSMYFYYPGRVWLDTDGKPIQAHGGGVLYDKKTKTYFWYGENKDGKTYKAHSKGADRVDIVGVSCYSSKDLWTWKNEGVVLRGEEKNVTHDLHKSNVLERPKVIYNDWTGKYVMWMHIDDANYTKASVGVAVSDSPTGPFTYLYSKRPHDYESRDMTIFKDDDGKAYLIYSSEDNSELHIGPLTDDYLDVTDVMRRFLIAQHREAPALFKHEGTYYMVTSGCTGWAPNTALAHAATSVMGPWETLGNPCVGGNEVFRSTTFFSQSTFVLPVPGLPGSFIFMADRWNPSDLRDSRYVWLPLTIGGVPDEAADYSFMFPLWSRVSIYWHKQWRLPEGWRDS from the exons ATGGGTATGAGGAGCAGGCACCCAAAGGCGTTAGGTCTCCGCTGCTATCCGGCAAGCCACAGGTCCTTAACCCTGGTATTGTGGAGCCTAGCAGCGCTGGTTGTCGTTGTGAATTTCCATCTTATCATCATTCAtaaggaggaggatgagagtATGAGTACACATGAGATCCGTCGATCGATTATGAGGGAACTGGAAGCAGTGGAGGAGGAGAAGTTCCGGTTATCGCCTCCCCGGAGCCGAAGGAATCCCCGGGCTGTGCGGCGCAAGGGCGAGAGGAAGCCACCTACAGTAGTGGATGAGTTCTTGGATGAATCTTCTGCAGTGCATGATATGTTCTTCCCAGAATCGAACATGGCTGTAGATCCAATCAATGGTCGgaatgacagcatgtacttcTATTACCCAGGGAGAGTTTGGCTTGATACTGATGGCAAACCTATCCAAGCCCACGGAGGAGGTGTACTGTATGACAAGAAGACCAAGACCTATTTCTGGTATGGGGAAAATAAGGATGGCAAAACCTACAAAGCTCACAGCAAGGGAGCAGACCGG GTTGACATCGTTGGAGTAAGTTGCTATTCTTCAAAGGACCTATGGACGTGGAAAAATGAAGGAGTTGTCCTCCGTGGTGAGGAAAAGAATGTAACACATGATCTCCACAAATCCAATGTCCTAGAGAGGCCCAAGGTGATATACAATGACTGGACTGGCAAATATGTGATGTGGATGCACATAGATGATGCTAACTACACTAAAGCTTCAGTTGGTGTGGCTGTCAGTGATTCCCCAACTGGTCCATTCACTTATCTCTACAGCAAGCGCCCACATGACTACGAAAGTAGAGACATGACCATATTCAAGGATGATGATGGGAAGGCCTACCTGATATACTCTTCTGAGGACAACAGTGAGCTCCACATCGGTCCGCTAACAGATGACTACCTTGATGTCACTGATGTTATGCGGAGGTTTCTCATTGCACAGCACCGAGAAGCTCCTGCGCTTTTCAAGCACGAAGGCACCTACTATATGGTAACCTCTGGCTGCACAGGCTGGGCGCCAAACACTGCACTGGCTCACGCTGCAACTTCAGTAATGGGACCTTGGGAAACACTAGGGAACCCCTGCGTGGGAGGAAATGAGGTCTTCAGATCAACAACATTCTTCTCCCAGAGCACATTCGTGCTGCCAGTTCCAGGACTACCAGGTTCATTCATCTTCATGGCTGATCGGTGGAACCCGTCCGACCTGAGAGATTCTCGGTACGTCTGGCTACCTCTGACGATAGGGGGAGTCCCTGATGAAGCTGCAGATTACAGCTTCATGTTCCCTCTCTGGTCCCGAGTGTCCATTTACTGGCACAAGCAGTGGCGTCTCCCCGAGGGGTGGAGGGATTCATGA
- the LOC117840753 gene encoding ADP-ribosylation factor-like protein 8a: protein MGFWEAFLNWLRSLFFKQEMELSLIGLQNAGKTSLVNVIATGGFSEDMIPTVGFNMRKVTKGNVTIKLWDLGGQPRFRSMWERYCRAVSAIVYVVDAADRENMAIAKGELHDLLSKPSLTGIPLLVIGNKIDKPEAFPKQSFTEVMGLKTITDREVACFMISCKNSTNIDSVIDWLVKHSKKKN from the exons ATGGGGTTCTGGGAGGCCTTCCTCAACTGGCTCCGCAG CCTCTTCTTCAAGCAAGAGATGGAGCTTTCCTTGATAGGGCTCCAAAATGCCGGAAAAACATCACTTGTCAATGTTATTGCT accgGAGGCTTTAGTGAGGATATGATTCCTACTGTAGGATTCAATATGAGAAAGGTAACCAAAGGAAATGTCACAATAAAATTGTGGGATCTTGGAGGCCAGCCAAGATTCCGGAGCATGTGGGAGAGATACTGCCGTGCAGTTTCTGCAATTGT TTATGTTGTTGACGCAGCAGATAGAGAAAACATGGCCATTGCAAAAGGTGAGCTCCATGACCTCCTGAGCAAGCCATCTTTGACTGGAATCCCATTACTAGTCATTGGCAATAAAATTGACAAGCCTGAAGCTTTCCCTAAGCAAAGCTTCACAGAAGTCAT GGGCCTAAAGACAATCACTGACCGAGAAGTGGCATGCTTCATGATATCGTGCAAGAACTCGACCAACATTGATTCTGTCATCGACTGGCTGGTGAAGCACTCGAAAAAGAAGAATTGA
- the LOC117835109 gene encoding surfeit locus protein 1, whose amino-acid sequence MAASLSKHLLFRLRGGGGEQRLLLSRASTSHASSPAPPPPPPPPGAAAPPPPGAGKEASAWSKLFLFAPGAITFGLGTWQLFRRQEKIEMLDYRTRRLEMEPVAWNEVASTGALRDPDALEFRKIVCEGDFDEEKSVFVGPRSRSISGVTENGYYVITPLIPRSTEPGSLQSPILVNRGWVPRGWRYKNVKDHQILHEASEPKAVKQPDGKSSWWKFWSNEPKSSPEIEKPREPPVRVIGVIRGSEKPSIFVPANEPSSGQWFYVDVPMIARACGLPENTVYIEDINEDVLPTNPYPVPKDVNTLIRHSVMPEDHLKYTFTWYTLSAAVTYMASKRIKAKKVRL is encoded by the exons ATGGCGGCGTCGCTCTCCAAGCACCTCCTCTTCCGCctgcgcggaggcggcggcgagcaacgcctcctcctctctcgcGCCTCCACTTCACACGCCTCATCAcccgcgcctcctccgccccctcctcctccaggcgcggccgcgccgccgcccccag GGGCAGGGAAGGAGGCCAGCGCGTGGTCCAAGCTCTTCCTCTTCGCTCCCGGCGCCATCACCTTCGGCCTCGGCACATGGCAGCTCTTCCGGAGGCAGGAGAAG ATAGAGATGCTGGATTACAGGACGCGGAGGCTGGAGATGGAACCCGTGGCGTGGAACGAGGTGGCCTCGACCGGCGCCCTGCGTGATCCAGACGCGCTGGAGTTCCGGAAGATCGTATGCGAGGGCGATTTCGACGAGGAGAAGTCGGTGTTCGTCGGACCTCGCTCCCGGAGCATCTCTGGTGTGACGGAGAATGGGTATTATGTGATCACTCCGTTGATTCCTAGGTCGACTGAGCCTGGCAG TTTGCAGTCACCTATCCTTGTGAATAGAGGATGGGTTCCTCGTGGATGGCGCTATAAAAATGTTAAGGATCACCAAATCCTGCATGAAGCTTCAGAACCAAAAGCTGTTAAACAGCCAGATGGAAAAAGTTCGTGGTGGAAGTTCTGGTCTAATGAGCCTAAATCGTCTCCTGAG ATTGAAAAACCTAGAGAACCTCCTGTAAGAGTTATTGGAGTAATCCGAGGAAGTGAGAAGCCAAGCATATTTGTTCCAGCAAATGAGCCCAGTAGTGGCCAGTGGTTTTATGTGGATGTTCCCATGATTGCTCGTGCTTGTGGGCTTCCTGAAAATACTGTTTATATAGAAGATATAAACGAAGACGTCTTGCCAACAAACCCTTATCCTGTTCCAAAAGATGTCAACACCTTGATTCGTCACTCAGTGATGCCAGAAGACCATCTTAAATACACTTTTACATG GTACACTCTTTCTGCTGCTGTGACTTACATGGCTTCCAAGCGGATAAAGGCTAAGAAGGTTAGGTTGTAA
- the LOC117837465 gene encoding protein NPGR1 codes for MSAIMLCTCSGDHSKFEDLPRSPESLATRDFSANGSSSKMASRETTPDDSQVNEVESDLRETLSLNYEEARALLGRLEHQRRNFDAALQVLQGIDIRSLRPRMTTAIAESIKPRVPPRSSRRKSSQVNGMLMHMSMHSVSLLLEAILLKAKSLDALGRVTDAAEECRIIIDIIESAWPYGVPDGIAEECKLIDIFHSALEYLPKLWMRSGCFDEAIIAYRRALAKPWNLDSQRSANLQKDLAVTLLYCGVDVKFPQEFAQERNLVSPGNNIEEAILLLLILTRKLSLQEIKWDPDLVNHLMYALSLSGQTEVLASHLEMLLPGTYTRSERWYILALCYSAAGMDDSALNIIRNGYCVLERKGKPHIPSLLLGAKLCCKNPKHASEGIKFANKAMKSFRSCDMHFISIVNHFLGVCYGPFSRSSTSHLDKSRLQDDALRLLQDAAAMAEYNPEILYSLAWENAMQRKLNAAVESATECLEMVMGGSVSAWKLLILVLSAQQNLQEAEAVADFAMDEAEKDDQLDILRLKAQIQASRGQFKSAVESFQVLLSTIQAKKEVWKSTTCKEVKSLQKLEMDAWLDLASIYSKLEAWHDSNVCLDKAISIDLFYPKCWHIRGLLLEAQSLHQEALMAFSFALSIDPDYVPGMVCMAGILRNIGGKSLSIARTFLRNALRLEPTNHRAWLSLGLVLKAEGSLVEAADCFQAAYELRELSPIQDFSEQLPIMLH; via the exons ATGTCCGCGATCATGTTATGTACTTGCAGCGGGGACCACTCCAAGTTTGAAGATCTTCCTCGATCGCCAGAATCTCTTGCGACACGTGATTTCTCAGCAAATGGCTCTTCTTCAAAGATGGCAAGTCGTGAAACAACTCCTGATGATAGCCAAGTAAATGAAGTAGAATCAGACCTAAGAGAGACCCTTTCACTAAATTATGAG GAGGCCCGGGCATTGTTAGGTAGACTGGAACATCAGAGAAGGAACTTTGATGCAGCATTGCAAGTTCTTCAGGGAATTGATATAAGAAGCCTGAGACCACGAATGACCACTGCTATTGCTGAAAGTATCAAGCCTAGAGTGCCACCACGCTCTTCAAGAAGGAAATCCTCACAAGTGAATGGAATGCTAATGCATATGTCAATGCACTCTGTAAGCTTGCTTCTAGAGGCCATATTGCTTAAAGCAAAATCTTTGGACGCCCTTGGTAGAGTAACAG ATGCTGCAGAAGAATGCAGAATTATCATAGACATCATAGAGTCTGCATGGCCATATGGTGTTCCAGATGGTATTGCTGAAGAGTGTAAGCTAATAGACATATTCCATTCAGCTCTAGAATATCTTCCTAAACTGTGGATGAGGAGTGGTTGTTTTGACGAAGCCATCATTGCATATCGGAGAGCTCTTGCAAAGCCATGGAATCTAGATTCTCAAAGGTCCGCCAACTTACAAAAAGATTTGGCAGTGACTCTGCTGTATTGTGGTGTTGATGTGAAGTTCCCTCAAGAATTTGCTCAGGAAAGGAATCTGGTAAGCCCTGGGAACAATATAGAGGAAGCAATTTTGTTGTTACTCATACTAACAAGAAAGCTATCCCTCCAAGAAATAAAATGGGATCCTGACCTTGTGAACCATTTGATGTATGCACTGTCATTATCTGGGCAAACTGAAGTTTTGGCCAGCCATCTAGAAATGTTGTTGCCTGGAACCTATACCAGATCGGAGAGATGGTATATCCTTGCACTTTGCTATAGTGCAGCTGGCATGGATGATAGTGCATTAAACATCATAAGGAATGGTTATTGTGTACTGGAGAGAAAGGGAAAGCCTCATATTCCATCTCTTCTTTTGGGAGCAAAACTATGCTGTAAGAACCCAAAGCATGCTTCGGAAGGGATAAAATTTGCAAATAAAGCCATGAAGTCATTCAGAAGTTGTGATATGCATTTCATCAGCATTGTGAACCATTTTCTCGGTGTTTGTTATGGACCTTTTTCTAGGTCCTCCACCTCACACTTGGACAAATCGAGATTACAAGACGATGCACTGAGGCTGCTGCAGGATGCTGCTGCAATGGCAGAGTATAATCCTGAAATATTGTACAGCCTTGCTTGGGAAAATGCAATGCAACGGAAACTCAATGCAGCTGTTGAAAGTGCAACAGAATGTCTTGAGATGGTGATGGGAGGTTCCGTTAGTGCCTGGAagttattaattcttgtatTATCTGCACAGCAAAATTTACAAGAAGCCGAAGCAGTAGCAGATTTTGCAATGGATGAAGCTGAGAAAGATGATCAGTTGGATATTTTGAGGCTGAAAGCACAAATTCAGGCTTCCCGTGGACAGTTCAAGTCTGCAGTGGAATCTTTTCAGGTTTTGCTTTCAACTATTCAAGCAAAGAAGGAAGTTTGGAAATCGACCACTTGTAAGGAG GTTAAATCCCTACAGAAGTTGGAGATGGACGCATGGTTAGATTTGGCGTCAATATACTCAAAGCTCGAAGCATGGCATGACTCGAACGTCTGCCTGGACAAAGCCATATCCATTGATTTGTTTTATCCCAAGTGTTGGCACATCAGAG GTCTTCTATTGGAGGCGCAATCCTTGCACCAGGAAGCCCTGATGGCGTTCTCATTTGCCCTCTCAATCGATCCAGATTATGTACCAGGCATGGTTTGTATGGCAGGAATTCTCCGAAATATTGGAGGGAAATCGTTATCAATTGCAAGAACTTTCTTGCGCAATGCCCTCCGTTTAGAGCCTACAAACCACCGAGCCTGGTTGAGCCTTGGGCTTGTCCTGAAAGCTGAAGGATCGCTGGTGGAGGCCGCGGACTGCTTCCAGGCAGCATACGAGCTCAGAGAATTGTCGCCGATTCAGGATTTCTCCGAGCAACTCCCCATCATGCTGCATTAG
- the LOC117837466 gene encoding small ribosomal subunit protein eS1, translating to MAVGKNKRISKGKKGGKKKTVDPFAKKDWYDIKAPSVFSVRNIGKTLVSRTQGTKIASEGLKHRVFEVSLADLQSDEDQAYRKIRLRAEDIQGRNVLTNFWGMDFTTDKLRSLVRKWQTLIEAHVDVKTTDNYMLRLFCIGFTKRRPNQVKRTCYAQASQIRQIRRKMVEIMANQASTCDLKELVSKFIPEVIGKEIEKATSSIFPLQNVFIRKVKILKAPKFDLGKLMEVHGDYTKEDVGVKLERPAEGEEAVVGQEAAAAE from the exons atgGCGGTCGGGAAGAACAAGAGGATCAGCAAAGGGAAGAAGGGTGGAAAGAAGAAGAC CGTCGATCCCTTCGCCAAGAAGGACTGGTATGACATCAAGGCCCCCTCTGTGTTCTCCGTGCGCAACATCGGCAAGACTCTCGTCTCCAGGACTCAGGGTACCAAG ATTGCTTCAGAGGGTCTCAAGCACCGTGTGTTTGAGGTTTCCCTTGCTGATCTTCAGAGTGATGAAGATCAGGCCTACAGGAAGATCCGTCTCCGGGCTGAAGATATCCAGGGTCGTAATGTCCTTACCAACTTCTGG GGTATGGATTTTACGACCGACAAGCTTCGGTCCCTGGTCAGGAAATGGCAGACACTGATTGAGGCCCATGTTGATGTGAAGACCACTGACAACTACATGTTGCGGTTGTTTTGCATCGGATTCACAAAGAGGAGACCCAACCAAGTGAAGCGTACCTGCTATGCACAGGCCTCCCAGATCCGTCAG ATCCGCCGGAAGATGGTTGAGATCATGGCCAACCAGGCCTCTACCTGTGACCTGAAGGAGTTGGTGTCTAAGTTTATTCCTGAGGTCATTGGTAAGGAAATTGAAAAGGCTACCTCAAGCATCTTCCCACTGCAGAATGTTTTTATCCGGAAGGTCAAGATCCTCAAGGCCCCCAAGTTTGACCTCGGGAAGCTAATGGAG GTCCATGGTGACTATACCAAGGAGGATGTCGGTGTCAAGCTTGAGAGGCCTGCTGAGGGTGAGGAGGCCGTGGTTGGCCAGGAGGCTGCTGCAGCTGAGTAG